Proteins encoded by one window of Epinephelus moara isolate mb chromosome 18, YSFRI_EMoa_1.0, whole genome shotgun sequence:
- the LOC126405425 gene encoding uncharacterized protein LOC126405425, with protein sequence MAESDLSVKALYSPMTDDELDQCVREIKSRQPNSGYRMMKGLLQARGLRVQYNRVRASMHRVDTIGVINRMVHVGCLARRIYSVPGPQALWHIDTNHKLIRYNIVVFGGIDGFSRKIMYLGAASNNMASTTLAFFQESVDKFGVPLRVHGDQGVENVDVARFGDQGVENVDVARFMFTVRGTGRSSFISGKSVHNQRFVQ encoded by the exons ATGGCTGAGTCTGATCTCTCAGTAAAGGCACTCTACAGCCCA ATGACAGATGATGAGTTAgatcagtgtgtgagagagattaAATCTAGGCAGCCTAACTCTGGATATCGGATGATGAAGGGCCTCCTGCAAGCCAGAGGACTGAGGGTGCAGTATAACCGTGTCAGAGCCTCCATGCACCGCGTTGACACCATTGGTGTCATAAACCGAATGGTCCATGTTGGGTGTCTAGCTAGACGGATCTATTCAGTACCCGGACCCCAGGCTTTGTGGCACATTGATACGAACCATAAATTGATTCG CTACAACATTGTTGTCTTCGGAGGCATTGATGGTTTTTCTCGTAAG ATAATGTATCTTGGTGCAGCCTCAAACAACATGGCCTCAACCACCCTGGCATTCTTCCAGGAATCTGTCGACAAGTTTGGTGTTCCTCTCAG GGTACATGGAGATCAGGGAGTTGAAAACGTAGACGTTGCCCGCTTCGGAGATCAGGGAGTTGAAAACGTAGACGTTGCCCGCTTCATGTTTACAGTCCGTGGCACTGGAAGGAGCAGCTTTATATCTGGCAAGAGTGTTCACAACCAACGGTTTGTTCAGTAG